A single region of the Cyanobacteria bacterium FACHB-DQ100 genome encodes:
- a CDS encoding triose-phosphate isomerase: protein MRKIIIAGNWKMFKTQAETLEFLQGFMPQLENTPDDREIVLCVPFTDLAVLSKNLHGSRIQVGAQNVHWAETGAFTGEISASMLTELAVRYVVIGHSERRQYFGETDETVNLRLKAAQSAGLKPILCVGESKQQRDTGETEAVIFAQLEKDLAGVDQDNLVIAYEPIWAIGTGDTCESIEANRVIGLIRSRLSNPNVTIQYGGSVKPENIDEIMAQPEIDGALVGGASLDPKGFARLVNFQ, encoded by the coding sequence GTGCGAAAAATTATCATTGCTGGCAATTGGAAAATGTTCAAAACCCAGGCAGAAACGCTGGAGTTTTTGCAGGGATTCATGCCTCAGTTGGAGAACACACCTGACGATCGAGAAATAGTGCTGTGTGTGCCGTTTACTGATTTAGCAGTGTTGTCGAAGAATTTGCACGGAAGTCGGATACAGGTCGGGGCGCAGAACGTGCATTGGGCAGAGACGGGAGCCTTCACGGGCGAGATTTCAGCGTCGATGCTGACAGAATTAGCAGTTCGCTATGTGGTGATCGGGCACAGCGAACGGAGACAGTATTTTGGCGAAACGGATGAGACGGTGAATCTGCGGCTGAAAGCGGCTCAAAGTGCTGGATTGAAGCCAATTCTTTGTGTGGGTGAAAGTAAGCAGCAACGGGATACAGGTGAGACTGAAGCGGTGATTTTCGCTCAGCTTGAGAAGGATTTGGCGGGCGTAGATCAAGACAATTTAGTGATTGCTTATGAGCCGATTTGGGCGATCGGAACTGGAGATACTTGTGAGTCGATCGAAGCTAATCGCGTGATCGGGCTGATTCGCAGTCGGTTGAGTAATCCGAATGTCACGATCCAATATGGTGGATCGGTCAAGCCTGAGAATATTGATGAAATTATGGCGCAACCGGAGATTGATGGTGCTTTGGTGGGGGGTGCAAGCCTTGATCCAAAAGGCTTTGCTCGACTTGTCAATTTTCAGTAA
- the msrA gene encoding peptide-methionine (S)-S-oxide reductase MsrA encodes MVLFGFGKKLAIPTPDEALKGRSEPMPVPAKHFVKGHPLKPPFPPGIETAVFGLGCFWGAERKFWQQEGVYTTAVGYAAGSTPNPTYQEVCSGMTGHNEVVLVAYDPKAISYEQLLKVFWESHDPTQGMRQGNDVGTQYRSGVYVYNDEQRKAAEASLKTYQEELAKAGYKAITTEILDAPEFYYAEAYHQQYLAKNPNGYCGLGGTKVCYPGA; translated from the coding sequence ATGGTGTTATTTGGATTTGGCAAAAAACTGGCGATTCCTACTCCTGATGAAGCGCTAAAAGGTCGATCGGAACCAATGCCCGTTCCCGCGAAGCATTTCGTCAAGGGTCATCCGCTCAAGCCTCCCTTCCCGCCTGGAATTGAAACCGCCGTCTTTGGTCTCGGTTGCTTCTGGGGTGCGGAGCGAAAATTCTGGCAGCAAGAAGGCGTTTACACGACTGCCGTTGGTTATGCCGCAGGGAGCACTCCAAATCCGACTTACCAAGAAGTTTGCTCTGGCATGACCGGACATAATGAAGTTGTATTAGTGGCTTACGATCCGAAAGCCATCAGTTACGAGCAACTCTTGAAAGTATTCTGGGAAAGCCACGATCCGACTCAAGGAATGCGCCAGGGAAATGATGTCGGCACTCAGTATCGATCGGGAGTCTATGTCTACAACGACGAACAGCGCAAGGCAGCAGAAGCTTCTCTGAAGACCTACCAGGAAGAACTCGCAAAAGCAGGATACAAAGCAATCACCACCGAGATTCTAGATGCGCCTGAATTCTATTATGCTGAAGCTTACCATCAGCAGTATCTCGCTAAAAATCCCAATGGCTACTGTGGTTTAGGCGGTACAAAGGTCTGCTATCCCGGAGCTTGA
- a CDS encoding DUF3854 domain-containing protein, producing the protein MVTSLRIASSEAAKSIEGYLAPDHEQEWLMSGVDPEIIRRNVRSLHDTDFDPFTREASYPIAERLNWKVTRFGQQARESVRGWWVSGIDPLNHWQRMEWGRFKPDADTPIVDRTKSKPAKYLSPSLGKGSSRLILLDVPMRIWQKVAERFEIEIAGATNFWEWVWRNNLPIVLTEGEKKAGCLLSLGYAAIALPGIFSGYRRETRQLIAELGHFATTQRTVHICFDYETKPRTLQNIFLATSRLGQLLTNAGCQVKVIALPGAEKGVDDFIVAHGHAAFTKLYESAVELEFWQASKLWSLTYTPSLTLNQPYLGDLPYPESGLACIKSAKGTGKTTALQGLIKTATVAPGTAKAARKVLVITHRIQLGKAICQSIGIDWITDALNSENPGSYGLCIDSLHPNSRIRFNAAEWEGAIVILDEVEQVLWHALNSATCYNQRVRILETLRELIETVLATDGLVIAQDADLSDVSIDYLRGLAETPVTPWVVVNQWKPEISWNVSLYDTKNPAPLIDRMESVLKTGAVFVCVDSQKVRGRWSSKNLETYLRLQFPEKRILRIDSETVSDPDHAAYHIAERINDVVGDYDIVLATPTIGTGVSIDVRNHFQGVFGIFQGVTPDSESRQALARVREPIPRYIWAAHFGPGKIGNGSCNYRDVAQSVTKSVQYNIALLKDIDFDLDEQSNPIALRTWAKMAARVNASLWRYRREFRNGLLLEGHTVTLVTDDLTKMFGQLPITDQMVAQLKTGVLNIPGFEFLEARHDLKVCDRIAQVISAIRTRNQTAEAIAVSDSPEITPAEYYELKEQAEQTVQKRYSKRKHELKRKYNVETITPEIKLKDDDGWYTQLRLYYYLTRNPEYVRLHDMQEIEDHLERGDGKISIQDVKLLTAQVEALRSLRILEFLKPGEKILATDDLVQFVATTALECRDDMKALFSFTVTEKLAPIAIVQTLLGKIGVKLTCTGRAVAPDGRRGGLRIYKYFPPQDDRDSILAEWEKQDLAMLQTLMEVTGCNDFSEIDEWIEQSA; encoded by the coding sequence ATGGTAACTTCCCTCAGAATTGCTTCTTCTGAAGCGGCAAAATCGATCGAGGGCTACCTTGCGCCCGATCACGAACAAGAATGGTTAATGAGCGGTGTCGATCCGGAGATTATTCGCCGGAATGTACGATCACTGCATGATACCGACTTCGATCCATTTACTCGCGAGGCGAGTTATCCGATCGCTGAGCGGCTGAATTGGAAAGTGACGCGATTTGGTCAACAAGCGCGGGAATCGGTGCGGGGCTGGTGGGTGAGCGGAATTGATCCGCTTAACCACTGGCAGCGGATGGAGTGGGGACGGTTTAAGCCCGATGCCGATACGCCGATCGTCGATCGCACGAAAAGCAAACCCGCAAAATATCTCAGTCCCAGTCTGGGTAAAGGCTCTAGCCGATTGATTCTGCTCGATGTACCCATGCGGATTTGGCAGAAGGTTGCAGAACGGTTTGAAATCGAAATTGCTGGAGCAACGAACTTTTGGGAATGGGTTTGGCGCAATAATTTGCCGATCGTGCTCACCGAAGGCGAGAAGAAAGCGGGTTGTCTGTTGAGTTTGGGCTATGCCGCGATCGCGCTTCCCGGAATTTTTAGCGGCTATCGGCGCGAAACTCGGCAACTAATCGCAGAACTCGGTCATTTTGCCACGACTCAAAGAACCGTTCATATCTGCTTCGATTACGAAACAAAACCGCGAACCTTACAAAATATTTTTCTTGCGACTTCTCGTTTAGGGCAACTATTAACCAATGCGGGCTGTCAGGTTAAAGTTATTGCACTGCCAGGTGCTGAAAAAGGCGTTGACGATTTTATTGTGGCTCATGGTCATGCTGCATTTACAAAACTATATGAATCAGCAGTTGAGCTTGAGTTCTGGCAGGCATCAAAATTATGGTCACTAACCTATACCCCTTCACTTACATTAAATCAGCCGTATTTAGGAGATCTTCCTTATCCCGAATCTGGTTTAGCTTGTATTAAAAGTGCTAAAGGAACCGGGAAAACAACAGCCCTACAAGGATTAATCAAAACGGCAACCGTTGCCCCTGGCACAGCGAAAGCTGCCCGCAAAGTTCTGGTGATCACCCATCGCATTCAACTCGGTAAAGCAATTTGTCAAAGTATTGGGATTGATTGGATTACTGATGCGCTGAATTCGGAAAATCCGGGCAGCTATGGATTGTGTATTGATTCGCTGCATCCGAACTCGCGCATCCGGTTTAATGCGGCAGAGTGGGAAGGTGCGATCGTCATTCTCGATGAAGTCGAACAGGTGTTATGGCACGCGCTCAATAGTGCAACTTGCTACAATCAGCGCGTCAGAATTCTCGAAACCCTGCGCGAATTAATCGAGACTGTACTGGCGACCGATGGATTGGTGATTGCACAAGACGCAGACTTGTCAGATGTCAGCATCGATTACTTACGCGGATTGGCAGAAACTCCGGTAACACCTTGGGTGGTGGTGAATCAATGGAAGCCAGAAATTTCTTGGAATGTTTCGCTATACGACACGAAAAATCCTGCACCTTTGATCGATCGCATGGAATCCGTTCTAAAAACTGGAGCCGTTTTCGTCTGCGTCGATTCTCAGAAAGTCCGAGGTCGCTGGAGTTCTAAGAATTTAGAAACTTACCTCAGATTGCAGTTTCCCGAAAAGCGCATTCTCCGAATTGATAGCGAAACTGTTTCCGATCCGGATCATGCTGCTTATCACATTGCTGAGCGCATTAATGATGTTGTGGGTGATTACGATATCGTTTTGGCAACACCCACGATCGGAACGGGAGTCTCGATCGATGTCCGCAATCACTTCCAAGGGGTATTCGGTATCTTCCAAGGGGTAACTCCAGATTCGGAGTCCCGGCAAGCTTTAGCGAGAGTCCGTGAACCGATTCCTCGTTACATTTGGGCAGCACATTTCGGCCCTGGAAAAATTGGTAATGGAAGCTGTAACTACCGCGATGTCGCGCAATCGGTGACGAAATCGGTTCAGTACAACATTGCATTGCTAAAAGATATCGATTTTGATTTGGATGAGCAGAGTAACCCGATCGCGCTGCGGACTTGGGCGAAAATGGCGGCACGAGTGAATGCGTCTCTGTGGCGCTATCGGCGCGAGTTTCGCAATGGGCTACTGCTCGAAGGTCATACAGTGACATTAGTCACAGACGATTTAACGAAGATGTTTGGACAGTTACCGATCACAGATCAAATGGTGGCTCAACTAAAGACGGGCGTTCTGAACATTCCAGGCTTTGAGTTCTTGGAAGCACGGCATGACTTGAAAGTGTGCGATCGCATTGCTCAGGTGATTTCTGCGATTCGGACTCGCAATCAAACCGCAGAAGCGATCGCGGTTTCCGATTCTCCAGAAATCACTCCAGCAGAATATTACGAACTCAAAGAACAAGCAGAACAAACCGTTCAGAAACGCTACAGTAAACGCAAGCATGAACTGAAGCGTAAATACAACGTTGAAACGATCACACCAGAGATCAAACTCAAAGATGATGATGGCTGGTATACACAATTGCGATTGTATTACTACCTGACTCGCAATCCAGAATATGTCCGACTCCACGATATGCAAGAGATCGAAGATCATCTAGAGCGCGGAGACGGCAAAATCTCCATTCAGGATGTCAAACTCCTCACCGCTCAAGTCGAAGCATTACGATCGCTAAGAATCCTAGAATTTCTCAAACCCGGAGAGAAGATTCTTGCAACCGATGATTTGGTTCAATTCGTGGCAACAACGGCATTAGAGTGCCGCGACGACATGAAAGCCTTGTTTAGTTTCACCGTGACCGAGAAGCTGGCACCGATCGCGATTGTTCAAACCCTACTCGGCAAAATTGGAGTCAAACTCACCTGTACAGGTCGAGCTGTTGCACCAGATGGACGGCGCGGCGGATTGCGAATCTACAAATACTTTCCACCCCAAGACGATCGCGACTCAATTCTGGCGGAATGGGAAAAGCAGGATCTTGCAATGCTACAAACGCTGATGGAAGTTACAGGCTGTAATGATTTCTCGGAGATCGATGAGTGGATTGAGCAATCTGCCTAG
- a CDS encoding DEAD/DEAH box helicase translates to MAVLHGGWFAQAPDSEGGLFLWGETWRRLEAMPTDAGVLAHPYAMNQAELLAFLEPLGLKLPQIEPPKRGRKSAANLENWAVRSLSLPKDGEAPQLSASEIAEWVLYPWKVEGLWLNSAQAFDFLNSLPLGALGDDSFLGGDLRFWSHTARWALDLLARSKFLPDLTHWEALLDSSTDQARLRHFARQMPSVCRLYQNCEEIAIDLPIEPQDLLRDFLNQLIDAQVRKSVTTPRNPSILQAWIQGLGTKSSTLDETESKTLSTALSNWKAPLQKTQAQFRACLKLIPPTESYQRWKIEYLLQAIDDAEFTVSAPIIWRNPVEQLNHEGRMIDRPQETLLMGLGLASRLYPLIEPSLQEARPQACLLDPTQAYDFLMNVVWRLQDSGIGVVLPPSLANRGGLANRLGLRIKASTPTKQKKGKLGLQSLLNFEWELSIGGQSLTKREFDRLVAQNSPLVEINGEWVELRAQDIKSAQSFFAARKDQTTLSLEDALRISTGDTQTIEKLPVVSFEASGALQELVTTLTGTGTLEEIEAPKEFRGELRPYQARGVAWLQFLERWGLGACLADDMGLGKTIQLIAFILLLKQNKQLENPILLVCPTSVLGNWEREVKKFAPTLKAIVHHGDKRSQGQAFAKAVQSCNLVITSYTLVQRDLKILQLVSWQGVVLDEAQNIKNAEAKQSQAVRELEAEFRIALTGTPVENRLTELWSILDFLNPGYLGQKNFFQRRFAIPIERYGDTTSLQTLRSLTQPFILRRLKTDRSIIQDLPEKQEMPVYCGLSAEQAALYQAMVDRSLAEIEAAEGIQRKGIILALLTKLKQICNHPALFNREESIPSNRSVKLQRLEEMLEEAVAEGDRALIFTQFAEWGKLLKPHLEQQLGRETLFLYGSTSKKQREEMIDRFQNDPQAPRIFILSLKAGGVGLNLTRANHVFHYDRWWNPAVENQATDRVFRIGQKRNVQVHKFVCTGTLEERIHDMIESKKALAEQVVGTGENWLTELNTDQLRDLLLLDRSAVIEE, encoded by the coding sequence ATGGCAGTTTTACATGGTGGATGGTTTGCTCAAGCGCCCGACTCTGAAGGGGGCTTGTTTCTGTGGGGGGAAACGTGGCGCAGGTTGGAGGCGATGCCAACTGATGCAGGTGTTCTAGCGCACCCCTATGCGATGAATCAAGCCGAACTGCTGGCGTTCTTAGAACCGTTGGGATTAAAGCTGCCGCAGATTGAACCTCCGAAACGCGGACGTAAAAGCGCAGCGAATCTGGAAAACTGGGCGGTGCGATCGCTCTCGTTACCAAAGGACGGAGAAGCACCGCAGCTTTCTGCGTCTGAGATCGCGGAATGGGTGCTGTATCCCTGGAAGGTTGAGGGGCTGTGGTTGAATTCAGCTCAGGCGTTTGACTTTCTGAATTCTTTGCCGTTGGGTGCTTTGGGAGATGATTCGTTTTTGGGTGGGGATTTACGATTTTGGTCGCATACAGCGCGGTGGGCGTTGGATTTGCTGGCGCGATCGAAGTTTTTACCGGATTTGACTCACTGGGAAGCTTTGCTGGATAGCTCAACGGATCAAGCGAGGTTGCGTCACTTTGCGCGCCAGATGCCTTCAGTTTGTCGGTTGTACCAGAATTGCGAGGAGATCGCGATCGATTTGCCGATTGAACCTCAAGATTTACTCCGAGATTTTCTCAATCAATTGATTGATGCTCAAGTTCGCAAATCAGTTACGACACCCCGGAATCCATCAATTCTACAAGCCTGGATTCAAGGACTGGGTACAAAATCATCAACGCTAGACGAAACGGAATCGAAAACGCTATCGACGGCATTATCGAATTGGAAAGCGCCATTACAGAAAACGCAAGCACAATTTCGCGCTTGCTTGAAGTTGATTCCACCTACGGAAAGCTATCAACGCTGGAAGATTGAATATCTGCTGCAGGCGATCGACGATGCAGAGTTCACCGTTAGCGCTCCGATTATCTGGCGCAATCCGGTCGAGCAACTGAATCATGAGGGACGAATGATCGATCGACCCCAAGAAACTTTGCTGATGGGATTGGGATTAGCATCACGCTTATATCCACTGATCGAACCGAGCCTGCAAGAAGCTCGACCGCAAGCCTGTTTACTCGATCCAACTCAGGCTTATGATTTTTTGATGAATGTTGTATGGCGCTTGCAGGATAGCGGAATTGGTGTGGTTCTGCCACCCAGTTTGGCAAATCGCGGTGGACTGGCGAATCGATTAGGATTGCGAATCAAAGCGTCAACGCCGACGAAACAGAAGAAAGGCAAGCTGGGATTACAAAGTTTATTGAATTTTGAATGGGAATTATCGATCGGCGGTCAAAGCCTGACGAAACGAGAGTTCGATCGATTAGTGGCGCAGAATTCGCCTCTGGTTGAAATTAACGGTGAATGGGTAGAGTTAAGAGCGCAAGATATTAAATCTGCACAGTCGTTCTTCGCGGCACGAAAAGATCAGACAACGCTATCGCTTGAAGATGCACTCCGAATTAGTACCGGGGATACCCAAACGATCGAGAAACTTCCGGTTGTGAGTTTTGAAGCATCGGGCGCATTGCAAGAGTTAGTCACAACGCTAACGGGAACCGGAACGCTAGAGGAAATAGAAGCGCCCAAGGAATTTAGAGGTGAATTAAGACCGTATCAAGCTCGTGGTGTAGCCTGGCTACAGTTTCTTGAAAGATGGGGCCTGGGTGCTTGTTTAGCGGACGATATGGGATTGGGAAAAACGATCCAGCTAATCGCCTTTATTCTGTTACTGAAGCAGAACAAACAACTGGAGAACCCTATCTTATTAGTCTGTCCAACTTCGGTTCTCGGTAACTGGGAACGAGAAGTTAAGAAGTTTGCGCCGACGCTAAAAGCGATCGTGCATCACGGAGATAAGCGATCGCAAGGACAAGCTTTCGCCAAGGCTGTGCAGTCCTGCAATTTAGTGATTACCAGTTACACGCTTGTACAGCGCGATTTGAAAATACTTCAGCTTGTTTCGTGGCAAGGAGTTGTACTCGATGAAGCTCAGAACATTAAAAATGCAGAAGCAAAACAGTCTCAAGCTGTGCGAGAACTAGAAGCAGAATTCCGCATTGCATTGACAGGAACGCCGGTCGAAAACCGGTTAACTGAACTGTGGTCAATTCTCGATTTTCTCAATCCGGGTTACTTAGGACAGAAAAACTTCTTCCAGCGACGATTTGCGATTCCGATCGAGCGTTACGGCGATACCACTTCACTGCAAACGCTGCGATCGCTAACTCAGCCTTTCATTCTCAGGCGTTTGAAAACCGATCGCTCAATCATTCAAGACTTGCCGGAGAAACAGGAGATGCCTGTTTACTGTGGATTGTCTGCGGAACAAGCAGCGCTCTATCAAGCAATGGTCGATCGCTCCCTTGCCGAAATCGAAGCAGCAGAAGGTATTCAGCGCAAAGGCATCATTCTTGCACTACTCACGAAGCTAAAGCAAATCTGCAATCATCCTGCATTGTTCAATCGAGAAGAAAGCATTCCGTCGAACCGATCAGTGAAGTTGCAACGACTCGAAGAAATGCTCGAAGAAGCGGTTGCAGAAGGCGATCGCGCTTTAATCTTCACTCAATTTGCAGAATGGGGAAAACTGCTGAAACCACATTTAGAACAGCAACTAGGACGTGAAACGCTGTTCCTCTACGGCAGCACTTCAAAGAAACAGCGCGAAGAAATGATCGATCGCTTCCAAAATGATCCGCAAGCTCCTCGAATTTTCATTTTGTCGCTCAAAGCAGGCGGAGTCGGCTTGAATCTCACTCGTGCAAATCATGTGTTTCACTACGATCGCTGGTGGAATCCAGCAGTCGAAAATCAAGCCACCGATCGCGTCTTTCGCATCGGACAAAAGCGAAATGTGCAAGTGCATAAATTCGTTTGTACCGGAACGCTTGAAGAACGCATTCACGACATGATCGAAAGCAAAAAAGCCTTAGCCGAACAAGTCGTGGGTACAGGCGAGAACTGGCTGACTGAATTAAATACCGATCAGCTTCGAGATTTACTCTTGCTCGATCGTAGCGCTGTGATAGAGGAGTAA
- a CDS encoding SWIM zinc finger family protein, producing the protein MSDSYVQPNREWWVQQWIDLLERIGFTQRLARARNYARQGNVLSLEFNGAKVIAKVQGTAPEPYEVSFSLDRFTDEEWGYVIESMAERAIFSAKLLAGEMPQNIQDVFIANGLSLFPYDKSAIHSRCSCPDPANPCKHIGAVYYLLGDRFGEDPFVLFQLRGRSKEEIINALRQIRSSGEESAIASENAIIRAIAPLNPDQFWNYSDQLEPSLIVITPPPSSETVLDVLGTIPLKIDPPANQAAMETLKLIYQTVSMGAVQMAMALNL; encoded by the coding sequence ATGAGTGATTCTTACGTACAACCTAACCGTGAATGGTGGGTACAACAGTGGATTGATTTGTTAGAACGCATTGGATTTACACAGCGATTAGCACGAGCGAGAAACTACGCGCGTCAGGGAAACGTTCTCAGTCTCGAATTCAACGGTGCAAAAGTAATCGCAAAAGTGCAAGGAACGGCACCCGAACCGTATGAAGTGTCATTTTCGCTCGATCGCTTTACTGATGAAGAATGGGGCTATGTGATCGAATCGATGGCAGAACGGGCAATCTTTTCTGCCAAACTCCTAGCTGGAGAAATGCCGCAGAACATTCAAGATGTCTTTATCGCTAATGGATTGAGCCTATTTCCATACGACAAATCTGCGATTCATAGTCGCTGTTCCTGCCCTGATCCGGCAAATCCTTGCAAGCATATAGGAGCCGTTTACTATTTGCTGGGCGATCGCTTCGGAGAAGATCCGTTTGTGTTGTTCCAACTGCGCGGACGCAGCAAAGAAGAAATTATTAATGCACTGCGTCAGATTCGCAGCTCCGGAGAAGAAAGCGCGATCGCATCAGAAAACGCGATCATTCGAGCGATCGCCCCCCTGAATCCTGATCAATTTTGGAACTACAGCGATCAGCTTGAGCCTTCCTTAATCGTCATCACTCCGCCGCCTAGCAGCGAAACGGTTTTAGATGTGTTAGGAACAATTCCGCTCAAAATCGACCCGCCTGCGAATCAAGCCGCAATGGAAACCCTGAAACTGATTTATCAAACGGTCAGTATGGGAGCAGTGCAAATGGCAATGGCGCTGAATCTGTAA
- a CDS encoding FG-GAP repeat protein, producing MAGQNILTESFRNADVSQFNWLPGISQAGALPPILTARSSSSASPGGIAGGGADAPGSGALRLTNNTQGQGSFVIYNKPLNAASGLSVEFDLYAYGGSSADGISFFLIDGTQSPTAGGAVGRSLGYSSDSSTGAAGIVGGYLGVGFDEFGNFSTSEAGAAGIGNRPQSIAVRGREGLNYPLLQSVALPDGSRIDVPTATSRAGNARRAKIDLTTAGLLSVALDVNGNAVFDSGETFISNLNVTQNLSSGDSPLPTTFKFGFAASTGGSTNFHEINNLSISTFSGTYTPLVEFPTTTGVISSRSSTITASIDVATDKAVTIPLLVGGTAQNNIDYRLSSQTITIAPGQTTGSITLTRLNSPTAADKTIQINLDTPTNADRSPRNAAVNLVLAPGVTFTNPTDCEIPDFDGNGGVDLPWRNVATTESAIWLIDGTQVSAAGFTTTTGPNWEIASTRDFNADGRTDLLWRNGVTGENAIWLMNGTAIGQAVFITPQADLNWEIVGSRDFNNDGKADIFWRNGVTGENAIWLVNDTTIASAAFLTTTATSWQVADFGDFNNDGKADLVWRNAVTGENAIWLIDGTTVSGAQFLATIEDLNWQIIAAGDTSGDGKADLIWRNRSTGADAVWLIDGTTVANAQFLSTVSDTNWRIADVCDTNADGKADLIWRNSATGENAVWLLDGTTVANAGFIGTVAELNWEIISARDTSRDGKADLIWRNRSTGQNAIWLLDGITVTNAQFVQTVEDPNWQIQIRPGALAL from the coding sequence ATGGCAGGACAAAATATCCTTACTGAATCTTTCAGAAATGCAGATGTTAGCCAATTCAATTGGCTCCCTGGTATCAGTCAAGCTGGAGCACTTCCCCCAATTTTGACCGCTCGGAGCAGCAGTTCTGCTTCTCCAGGTGGAATTGCTGGCGGTGGCGCAGATGCTCCCGGCAGTGGCGCACTCCGCCTCACCAACAATACCCAGGGTCAAGGCTCCTTTGTGATCTACAACAAACCCCTGAATGCCGCATCAGGGCTGTCAGTCGAGTTTGATTTATACGCTTATGGGGGAAGCAGTGCTGATGGTATCAGCTTCTTTTTAATCGATGGTACTCAGAGTCCCACCGCAGGCGGTGCAGTGGGGCGCAGCTTGGGCTACTCCTCAGACTCGTCTACTGGTGCCGCCGGAATTGTGGGCGGATATTTGGGAGTCGGCTTTGATGAGTTCGGTAACTTTTCGACCAGCGAAGCCGGAGCAGCGGGGATTGGCAACAGACCTCAATCGATCGCCGTTCGCGGTCGAGAAGGACTGAACTATCCACTCCTACAAAGCGTTGCTCTACCTGATGGAAGCCGCATTGATGTTCCCACAGCCACAAGTCGAGCGGGCAATGCTCGGCGAGCCAAGATTGATCTGACGACCGCTGGGCTGCTTTCTGTAGCACTCGATGTCAATGGCAATGCTGTTTTTGACAGCGGTGAGACCTTTATTTCCAATCTCAACGTTACCCAGAATCTCAGCTCAGGCGATAGCCCCCTGCCCACGACCTTCAAGTTTGGCTTTGCGGCTTCAACAGGAGGATCCACCAACTTCCACGAAATCAATAACCTTTCGATTAGCACCTTTTCTGGAACCTACACGCCGCTGGTCGAATTCCCTACAACGACCGGCGTGATTTCGTCGCGTAGCTCTACGATCACAGCAAGTATTGATGTCGCGACCGACAAAGCAGTCACTATTCCGCTCCTTGTCGGTGGCACAGCCCAGAACAACATCGACTATCGGCTTTCGTCACAAACGATCACGATCGCGCCTGGACAAACCACAGGCAGCATCACGCTCACCAGACTGAACTCGCCAACCGCTGCGGATAAAACGATTCAAATCAATCTTGACACTCCGACCAATGCTGACAGAAGCCCACGGAACGCAGCAGTAAACCTCGTATTGGCACCTGGGGTGACATTCACGAATCCTACCGACTGCGAGATTCCCGATTTTGATGGCAACGGCGGCGTTGATTTGCCCTGGCGCAATGTGGCAACGACTGAGAGTGCAATTTGGTTGATCGATGGGACGCAAGTAAGCGCGGCTGGCTTTACAACGACAACTGGGCCTAACTGGGAAATCGCTTCCACCCGCGATTTCAACGCTGATGGTAGAACCGACCTGCTCTGGCGCAATGGTGTTACAGGTGAGAATGCAATCTGGTTAATGAATGGCACGGCGATCGGGCAAGCCGTCTTTATCACACCACAAGCTGATCTCAACTGGGAGATTGTGGGTTCACGCGACTTTAACAATGATGGAAAAGCGGACATCTTCTGGCGGAACGGAGTGACGGGTGAAAATGCGATCTGGCTGGTGAACGATACGACGATCGCCAGTGCTGCGTTTCTCACAACGACTGCGACAAGCTGGCAGGTTGCTGACTTTGGTGACTTTAACAACGATGGCAAAGCGGATCTGGTTTGGCGTAATGCTGTCACAGGTGAAAACGCAATTTGGTTAATCGACGGAACGACGGTCAGTGGCGCTCAATTTCTCGCAACGATCGAGGATTTGAATTGGCAAATCATTGCCGCAGGGGATACGAGCGGCGACGGGAAAGCAGATTTGATCTGGCGGAATCGATCGACGGGCGCGGATGCCGTCTGGTTAATCGATGGCACGACCGTAGCAAATGCACAATTTCTCTCGACGGTCAGCGATACCAACTGGCGGATTGCCGATGTCTGTGACACCAATGCGGATGGAAAAGCAGATTTAATCTGGCGCAACTCTGCAACGGGAGAAAATGCAGTTTGGCTGTTGGATGGAACCACGGTTGCCAACGCTGGCTTTATTGGGACAGTTGCTGAACTGAACTGGGAGATTATCAGCGCACGCGATACGAGCAGAGATGGCAAAGCCGATCTGATTTGGCGGAATCGATCAACAGGTCAGAATGCGATCTGGCTGCTCGACGGTATCACCGTTACAAACGCGCAATTCGTGCAAACGGTTGAAGATCCAAACTGGCAGATTCAAATTCGTCCGGGTGCGCTAGCGCTCTAA